From Synergistaceae bacterium, one genomic window encodes:
- a CDS encoding restriction endonuclease subunit S, whose amino-acid sequence MDKIFEELFQDCTRFGTKILKEQYLAFGKYPIVDQGQSYIAGYTNTNDGLYNDVPAIVFGDHTRIVKYVDVPFFLGADGVKLLKVRYPRANVKYFYYALSAAHIPDTGYNRHFKWLKDLVFNYPSSEEQSKVVAVLDKTRILIFLHERQLEQLDLMVKSRFVEMFGDSTVNDKGWKIKRLDEIATTRLGKMLDAKKKTGENTYPYLANFNVQWFRFGLEKLNTMDFDEADRAAFALRYGDLLVCEGGEVGRTAIWKNELENCFFQKALHRVRCNPDICIPEYLAGVMYHKATETNFDGLVTSATIAHLTGVKLRSMKIPLPPLSLQNRFAAFAEAADKSKFEVQKGLDKTRLLYDSLISEYFAY is encoded by the coding sequence ATGGATAAAATATTTGAGGAACTGTTCCAAGATTGTACTAGGTTCGGAACAAAAATCCTTAAGGAGCAGTATCTGGCATTTGGTAAATATCCAATTGTGGATCAAGGACAATCCTATATCGCAGGCTATACCAATACTAACGATGGTCTCTACAATGATGTCCCCGCAATAGTTTTTGGTGATCATACGAGAATAGTCAAGTATGTGGATGTACCATTTTTTTTAGGCGCAGATGGCGTCAAACTTCTGAAAGTACGATATCCGAGGGCTAATGTTAAATATTTCTACTATGCTCTGAGTGCGGCTCATATTCCTGATACAGGATACAATCGGCATTTCAAATGGTTAAAGGATTTAGTTTTTAACTATCCTTCATCCGAAGAACAAAGTAAAGTTGTTGCTGTTCTTGACAAAACACGTATTCTAATCTTTTTACATGAACGTCAGCTTGAACAACTTGACCTAATGGTCAAATCCAGATTTGTTGAGATGTTTGGGGATTCGACGGTAAACGATAAAGGGTGGAAAATCAAGCGGCTCGATGAGATAGCCACAACTCGGTTAGGCAAGATGTTGGATGCGAAGAAAAAGACAGGTGAAAACACCTATCCTTACCTCGCAAATTTCAATGTCCAGTGGTTTCGTTTTGGTTTAGAAAAGCTTAACACAATGGATTTTGATGAAGCTGACAGAGCGGCATTCGCCTTGCGATACGGCGACTTATTGGTTTGTGAGGGCGGCGAAGTCGGGCGAACAGCTATCTGGAAAAACGAGTTAGAAAATTGTTTCTTTCAAAAAGCCTTACATCGAGTACGTTGCAATCCAGACATTTGCATCCCTGAATACTTGGCTGGGGTAATGTACCACAAGGCCACAGAAACTAACTTTGATGGTTTGGTGACAAGCGCCACGATAGCGCATTTGACTGGAGTAAAACTTAGATCAATGAAAATCCCACTGCCCCCTCTCTCGCTTCAAAATCGTTTCGCGGCGTTCGCCGAAGCCGCCGACAAATCAAAATTTGAAGTGCAGAAGGGACTAGACA